A genomic stretch from Neodiprion fabricii isolate iyNeoFabr1 chromosome 3, iyNeoFabr1.1, whole genome shotgun sequence includes:
- the LOC124179197 gene encoding glutamate--cysteine ligase regulatory subunit — translation MLSHNILINTGNILSLNEVKKKAGQNPSDELIETLKITLADFEIPDDASTKIIGRDDASVKDLDRKELKITVKVFISSPKSESLKEALDQVLNILQTDSIEALVIAYSKPESTDDILTSLQSLWIVIEEYIKLGKLSSVGVSDVDTDVFVQLFQWANTKPNIVQINLATCCVVPPALQVFTKENDVQLLTHSDPHQILPKAALNDVFGKNVNLHWVTRYQVHVKCRGVLSTKGYLVYINKPGTQTKR, via the exons ATGCTGTCGCACAATATACTCATCAACACAGGCAACATTCTATCCCTGAACGAAGTGAAGAAAAAGGCAGGGCAGAATCCTAGTGACGAG CTTATCGAAACGCTGAAAATTACCCTGGCGGATTTCGAGATTCCGGATGACGCTTCTACCAAG aTAATCGGACGCGATGATGCCAGTGTAAAAGACCTAGACAGAAAAGAATTAAAGATCACTGTtaaagttttcatttcatcccCAAAAAGCGAGTCCTTGAAAGAGGCACTCGATCAAG TGCTCAACATTCTACAAACTGATTCGATTGAGGCGCTGGTTATAGCATATAGCAAGCCCGAAAGTACAGACGATATACTTACTTCGCTTCAATCCCTTTGGATTGTGATTGAGGAATACATCAAGCTTGGCAAATTATCTTCTGTTGGAGTCAGTGACGTTGATACCGACGTCTTTGTACAACTTTTCCAATGGGCAAAT ACAAAGCCTAATATCGTTCAAATAAACCTGGCTACATGTTGCGTCGTCCCCCCAGCTCTACAAGTTTTCACCAAAGAGAATGATGTTCAGTTATTGACTCACAGTGATCCACATC AAATCTTGCCCAAAGCTGCCTTGAATGACGTGTTTGGGAAAAACGTGAATTTACATTGGGTAACGCGGTATCAAGTTCACGTGAAATGCCGAGGCGTTCTTTCGACGAAAGGATATCTCGTCTACATCAATAAGCCCGGTACCCAAACGAAACGATAG